The Erythrobacter sp. JK5 genome includes a region encoding these proteins:
- a CDS encoding class I SAM-dependent methyltransferase, with product MKLALLAPFAALAGAATFAASAPAIADDHASAPSLEEVLAHERRADDRARDQYRNPAETLAFFRIEPTMTVAEYGPGGGWYTRVLAPYLMPAGKYIAFNGDSDARSYNSRAQEARAKAWTEDFKAGLASGMGVEPDAVTAFETDEMPEDVAGTVDRVLIFRSMHGLNIGNNADDVLKAARVMLKDDGLVGVVQHRAPDGASYDDYGARQRGYMREADVIAIFAANGFELVEKSEINANSKDPANWERGVWTLPPVLGTGPDDPRRSEYLAIGESDRMTLLFKKAD from the coding sequence ATGAAACTTGCCCTGCTTGCCCCCTTCGCCGCGCTTGCCGGTGCCGCTACTTTCGCCGCCAGCGCTCCTGCCATCGCCGACGACCATGCGTCTGCACCGAGCCTCGAAGAAGTGCTCGCACACGAACGCCGCGCCGACGATCGCGCGCGCGATCAGTATCGCAATCCAGCCGAAACGCTCGCTTTCTTCCGGATCGAGCCGACCATGACGGTCGCCGAATACGGCCCAGGCGGCGGCTGGTATACCCGCGTCCTCGCGCCCTATCTTATGCCCGCCGGCAAATACATCGCCTTCAACGGCGACAGCGATGCGCGCAGCTACAACAGCCGCGCACAGGAGGCTCGGGCCAAGGCCTGGACCGAGGATTTCAAGGCGGGCCTCGCCAGCGGCATGGGCGTCGAGCCGGACGCTGTGACCGCCTTCGAAACCGATGAAATGCCCGAGGACGTCGCCGGAACCGTCGATCGCGTGCTGATCTTCCGCTCGATGCACGGTCTCAACATCGGCAACAATGCCGACGATGTGCTCAAGGCCGCGCGCGTCATGCTCAAGGACGATGGTCTGGTTGGCGTCGTCCAGCACCGCGCGCCCGATGGTGCCAGCTACGACGATTATGGCGCGCGCCAGCGCGGCTACATGCGCGAGGCGGACGTGATCGCGATCTTCGCGGCCAATGGCTTCGAACTGGTCGAAAAGAGCGAGATCAACGCCAACTCCAAGGATCCGGCCAACTGGGAGCGCGGCGTGTGGACGCTGCCGCCGGTACTCGGGACCGGTCCTGACGATCCGCGCCGCAGCGAATATCTTGCGATCGGTGAAAGCGACCGGATGACACTGCTGTTCAAAAAGGCCGACTGA
- the msrA gene encoding peptide-methionine (S)-S-oxide reductase MsrA, whose translation MEQAIIAGGCFWCTEAVFRDVIGVSEVESGYIGGDKADPTYKEVCTGNTGHAEGIRVTFDPDQISLAEIYDVFLGTHDPTQLNRQGNDIGTQYRSAIFPLSDEQGEAAKAAIGRWNAENGAMAVTTIEGLADGKQVHAWYPAEDYHQEYWDGEGQRNPYCLAVIPPKIMKLRKSFQKYVKQDA comes from the coding sequence ATGGAACAGGCAATCATTGCAGGCGGGTGCTTCTGGTGCACCGAAGCGGTGTTTCGCGACGTGATCGGCGTCAGCGAAGTCGAAAGCGGTTATATCGGCGGGGACAAGGCCGATCCGACCTACAAGGAGGTCTGCACCGGCAACACCGGTCATGCCGAGGGCATCCGGGTGACGTTCGATCCCGACCAGATCAGCCTTGCGGAGATCTATGACGTATTCCTCGGCACCCACGACCCGACCCAGCTCAATCGGCAGGGCAACGATATCGGCACCCAATACCGCTCGGCGATCTTCCCGCTGTCGGACGAACAGGGCGAAGCGGCGAAGGCCGCGATCGGCCGCTGGAACGCGGAAAACGGCGCCATGGCGGTGACGACGATCGAGGGACTGGCCGACGGCAAGCAGGTCCATGCGTGGTATCCGGCGGAGGACTACCATCAGGAATACTGGGACGGCGAAGGCCAGCGGAATCCCTATTGCCTCGCGGTGATCCCGCCCAAGATCATGAAGCTGCGCAAGAGCTTCCAGAAGTACGTCAAGCAAGACGCCTGA
- a CDS encoding RsmB/NOP family class I SAM-dependent RNA methyltransferase has translation MPNPHNKVPGLPARRAALKLLDAVLRRGETLEQTEHSAMQGVQGPADRALARAIAGETLRWLTDLDALIDSATKKRLPDDAKPRTLLRLMLAQALRLDTPAHAVIATGLDLLAGGPRRLAHGVFSTLMKREARLPDVPTLPDAVRLRWGERAEAIAPGLIHPPEVDLALKHTAETEERCNAMGGVSLTPGHIRLPRGTPIDMLPSYADGAWWVQDLAAQIPPRLLGAGDGKRALDLCAAPGGKSLALAAQGWQVTALDISEKRLDMLRDNLKRTGLEAEIVKADAMTYTPAKRFDAILLDAPCTATGTCRRHPDVLHRVGPRQIGELTEIQHSLIMKAVEWMSEGTVLVYAVCSLEAEEGEEQAAWIDATFDLEPMPIASSELAQGIEPTPEGWLRTHPGMLADDGGLDGFFVARWRKR, from the coding sequence ATGCCCAACCCACACAACAAGGTTCCGGGACTTCCCGCCCGTCGCGCCGCGCTCAAGCTGCTCGATGCGGTGCTGCGTCGGGGCGAGACGCTCGAACAGACCGAACATTCCGCGATGCAGGGCGTGCAGGGCCCCGCCGACCGCGCGCTGGCGCGGGCGATCGCGGGCGAGACACTGCGCTGGCTGACCGATCTCGATGCGCTGATCGACAGCGCTACCAAAAAGCGCCTGCCCGACGATGCGAAGCCGCGCACGTTGTTGCGCCTGATGCTGGCGCAGGCGCTGCGGCTCGACACGCCGGCGCATGCCGTGATCGCCACCGGGCTGGACCTGCTCGCCGGCGGGCCGCGCAGGCTGGCGCATGGCGTGTTTTCGACGCTGATGAAGCGCGAGGCGCGCTTGCCCGACGTGCCGACTCTGCCCGATGCGGTTCGACTACGCTGGGGCGAGCGGGCCGAGGCGATCGCGCCCGGCCTGATCCACCCGCCCGAGGTCGATCTGGCGCTCAAGCACACCGCCGAAACTGAGGAGCGCTGCAACGCCATGGGCGGCGTCAGCCTCACGCCCGGGCACATCCGGCTGCCACGCGGGACGCCGATCGACATGCTGCCGAGCTACGCCGACGGCGCATGGTGGGTGCAGGACCTCGCCGCGCAGATTCCGCCGCGCCTGCTCGGCGCTGGCGATGGAAAGCGCGCGCTCGACCTGTGCGCCGCGCCGGGTGGCAAATCGCTCGCGCTCGCGGCGCAAGGGTGGCAAGTCACCGCGCTCGACATCAGCGAGAAACGGCTCGATATGCTGCGCGACAACCTCAAGCGAACAGGGCTCGAGGCCGAGATCGTCAAGGCCGACGCAATGACCTACACCCCGGCTAAGCGCTTCGACGCAATCCTGCTCGACGCGCCCTGCACCGCCACCGGAACCTGCCGCCGTCACCCGGACGTGCTGCATCGGGTCGGGCCGCGCCAGATCGGCGAGCTGACCGAAATCCAGCATTCGCTGATCATGAAGGCGGTCGAATGGATGAGCGAGGGCACGGTGCTGGTTTACGCGGTGTGCTCTCTGGAGGCGGAAGAGGGCGAGGAGCAGGCGGCGTGGATCGATGCGACGTTCGATCTCGAGCCTATGCCGATCGCCTCAAGCGAGTTGGCGCAAGGGATCGAGCCGACTCCCGAGGGCTGGCTGCGGACCCATCCGGGCATGCTGGCGGATGATGGCGGTCTCGACGGATTCTTCGTCGCGCGGTGGCGGAAGCGCTAG
- a CDS encoding DUF1674 domain-containing protein — translation MTKKKSAAANAFTKPAHWTNDPPPKPKAVDPLKDEPREISPTRYGDWEKDGIAWDF, via the coding sequence ATGACGAAAAAGAAATCAGCTGCCGCGAATGCGTTCACGAAGCCCGCACACTGGACCAACGATCCGCCGCCCAAGCCCAAGGCGGTCGATCCGCTGAAGGACGAACCGCGCGAGATTTCCCCCACCCGCTATGGCGATTGGGAGAAGGATGGCATCGCCTGGGACTTCTAG
- a CDS encoding cytochrome P450, producing the protein MATLAEKPATTPTFKHWSEGIPSDADLAHIPGERGLPVIGNTFKQLADPHAYTKRMIETYGKVYKSFAFGGWSVALVGAEANELVLFNKDKIFSSEQGWGPVLDLLFPRGLMLMDFDHHRIDRRALSIAFKPEPMRHYSGALGSGIAREVAGWEGPMRFYPAIKKLTLDLAADSFLGVPLGPEADRINQAFVDMVQASVAPIRRPLPFTKMKKGVDGRKYMVDYLTRETNRRRAEGGGQDMFSQFATATREDGSLLPVDEVVDHMSFLMMAAHDTITSSATSLIYYLAANPEWQEKVRQEIFAVTGGPDGDGNPRGLDYDDLGKLDLTEMAFKEALRMMPPVPSMPRRALKEFEFGGYRIPAGQMVGINIYWTHHSEEYWDDPFTFDPMRFTPDKVKARHKYAWVPFGGGAHMCLGLHFAYMQVKILMAQLLQRYRIEVAEGYAPDWQAWPIPQPKDGLEVAFVKL; encoded by the coding sequence ATGGCCACCCTAGCTGAAAAGCCTGCCACCACTCCGACCTTCAAGCATTGGAGCGAAGGCATCCCCAGCGATGCCGACCTGGCACACATTCCGGGCGAGCGTGGCCTGCCGGTCATCGGCAACACCTTCAAGCAGCTGGCCGACCCGCACGCTTACACCAAGCGCATGATCGAGACTTACGGGAAGGTCTACAAGAGCTTCGCCTTCGGCGGCTGGAGCGTTGCGCTGGTCGGGGCGGAAGCCAACGAACTGGTGCTGTTCAACAAGGACAAGATCTTTTCGAGCGAACAGGGCTGGGGCCCGGTGCTCGACCTGCTGTTCCCGCGCGGGCTGATGCTGATGGATTTCGACCATCACCGGATTGACCGCCGCGCGCTCTCAATCGCGTTCAAGCCCGAGCCGATGCGGCACTATTCGGGGGCGCTGGGTAGCGGGATCGCGCGCGAAGTCGCCGGATGGGAAGGGCCGATGCGCTTCTACCCGGCGATCAAGAAGCTGACGCTTGATCTGGCCGCGGACAGCTTTCTCGGTGTGCCGCTCGGCCCCGAAGCCGACCGGATCAATCAGGCCTTCGTCGACATGGTCCAGGCCTCGGTCGCGCCGATCCGCCGTCCGCTGCCCTTCACCAAGATGAAGAAGGGCGTCGACGGCCGCAAATACATGGTCGATTACCTGACCCGCGAAACCAATCGCCGCCGTGCCGAGGGCGGGGGGCAGGACATGTTCAGCCAGTTCGCCACCGCGACCCGCGAGGACGGCTCGCTGCTGCCGGTCGACGAAGTGGTCGACCACATGAGCTTCCTGATGATGGCGGCGCATGACACGATCACGTCGAGCGCGACCTCGCTGATCTACTACCTCGCGGCCAATCCCGAGTGGCAGGAAAAGGTGCGTCAGGAGATTTTTGCGGTGACCGGAGGGCCGGACGGGGACGGCAATCCGCGCGGGCTCGATTACGACGATCTCGGCAAGCTCGACCTTACCGAAATGGCTTTCAAGGAAGCGCTGCGGATGATGCCGCCGGTTCCTTCGATGCCGCGCCGCGCGCTCAAGGAATTCGAATTCGGCGGCTATCGCATTCCGGCCGGGCAGATGGTGGGGATCAACATCTACTGGACGCACCATTCGGAGGAATACTGGGACGATCCCTTCACCTTCGACCCGATGCGGTTCACACCCGACAAGGTGAAGGCGCGGCACAAATACGCCTGGGTCCCGTTCGGCGGCGGGGCGCATATGTGTCTCGGCCTGCACTTCGCCTACATGCAGGTGAAAATCCTGATGGCGCAGCTGCTGCAGCGCTACCGGATCGAGGTCGCCGAGGGCTACGCGCCCGATTGGCAGGCGTGGCCGATCCCGCAGCCGAAGGACGGGTTGGAAGTCGCCTTCGTCAAACTTTGA
- the hemH gene encoding ferrochelatase, which produces MTWQKQRLPNDHPPVESGAIGVLLVNLGTPDGPDPGSVRRYLKQFLSDRRVIEIPPIAWQPILRGIILNTRPQKSAKAYSKIWTDRGSPLADITARQAEAIAGEMGQEIVVDYAMRYGQPSIEQRMTELTAKGCDRILIAPLYPQYCAATTATVFDEVARVMAAMRWQPALRFLPPYHDNPAYLDALAGDLARQVGSLEFAPEVMLLSFHGMPLRTLERGDPYHCHCHKTARLLRERLAENPEFAGVRFETTFQSRFGPAQWLEPATDDTLIAEGEKGTKRLVVAAPGFAADCVETLEELALEGRNEFLEAGGEQYAVLDCLNVSSGGIAMLESLIRRELSGWI; this is translated from the coding sequence ATGACCTGGCAAAAGCAGCGCCTCCCCAACGATCACCCGCCGGTCGAGAGCGGCGCAATCGGCGTGCTGCTGGTCAATCTCGGCACGCCCGATGGGCCCGATCCGGGATCGGTCAGGCGTTACCTCAAGCAGTTCCTGTCCGATCGCCGGGTCATCGAAATCCCGCCGATCGCATGGCAGCCGATCCTGCGCGGCATCATTCTCAATACGCGGCCGCAGAAAAGCGCGAAGGCCTATTCCAAGATCTGGACCGATCGCGGCTCGCCGCTGGCGGATATCACTGCCCGCCAGGCGGAAGCCATTGCCGGCGAGATGGGGCAGGAGATCGTGGTCGATTACGCGATGCGATACGGCCAGCCTTCGATCGAGCAGCGGATGACCGAGCTGACCGCGAAGGGGTGCGACCGGATCCTGATCGCGCCGCTCTACCCGCAATATTGCGCCGCGACGACGGCGACCGTGTTCGACGAGGTGGCGCGGGTGATGGCGGCGATGCGCTGGCAGCCCGCCCTGCGGTTTCTCCCGCCCTATCACGACAATCCGGCGTATCTCGATGCATTGGCCGGCGATCTGGCGCGGCAGGTTGGTTCGCTCGAATTCGCGCCCGAAGTCATGCTGCTCAGTTTTCACGGCATGCCGCTGCGCACGCTGGAGCGCGGCGATCCCTATCACTGCCATTGTCACAAGACCGCAAGGCTGCTGCGCGAGCGGCTTGCCGAGAATCCCGAATTCGCGGGCGTGCGGTTCGAGACGACGTTCCAGTCGCGGTTCGGCCCGGCCCAATGGCTGGAGCCCGCGACCGACGACACGCTAATCGCCGAGGGTGAGAAGGGCACCAAGCGGCTGGTCGTCGCTGCACCCGGATTCGCCGCCGATTGCGTCGAGACGCTTGAGGAACTCGCGCTCGAGGGACGCAACGAATTTCTGGAGGCGGGCGGCGAGCAATATGCCGTGCTCGATTGCCTGAATGTCTCGAGCGGCGGGATAGCGATGCTCGAAAGCCTGATCCGGCGCGAGCTTTCCGGCTGGATTTGA